The genomic window ATGATGCACGATTACGAGTATGATCATGAATGTGTATAGAACGACGGATGACGATTATTATTGGCGGCAGTTCCACTTTGACCGGCTGCATCCTGTCAAGGCATCCGTGCTAGTTGCCGAGACTGGGGCCGTCAAACTCATGTTTCGCTACAGCATGACGTTGCACGACccgcggcgaggctgccatCTGACTTGGTGGCATGGCACCGGCAAAGTGATACAGTCTTGTCCAAACCCATATTCGAAGCATACATATATAGACCATATAGACTGATTTGAAATGACTATGCTCTGCTTCATACTCCCGCACGTCCCCCGCAGTGCTTGATGGCGTGCAAAGACCTGCTACCAAACAACATGAAactcgtactccgtacaaggaTATTAATTATTTGATTACCTGATCTGGCCATTCTGGGTGACAATGACCATATAGTCGGCTCCAACGGCCACGTTCGCCTCGTTCGTTATTCCCCCTTTCAAATACTAGGGGCTTCGTTTGAAGGCCCAATGCCTATGACCATGAAAAGGTGGCTGGCTTACTGGCGTTCTCTCAGCCATGGTGGCTTTTGTGGATGAAGTTTCGAGGGCGCGCTCACAGACTTGGGGAGACGTGGTGAGTCAGACAATGTCTGAGAATAGCAAATACGTAGTACTATGTACAAACCACAGTGACTActacctacggagtagaggtATGCGTATTTGCAACTTGATTGTGCCGGACATGCGTCTCCCCGAACCCGGGCTCCATTCGGCAATCACGATGCAAAAGGCGGGGAAGCGAGATGCGTCCAACAATTTCATCACTCACAGCCACCGTCACTGACTCGGGTGTGCAGTCCTCACTCTGTCTGGAGAATGCCGTCACTCGTACTCACATCTTTTCCAGGCCTGTTACCCTTACCTAAAATGATCAAGCCACAGTCCACATGACCATTGTCCCTCATGGTCCGGCGCATCCACCGTGTGAGGCCCAACAAGTTCACGTGGGTAGCGCCGGCTCTGGACTGCCACGGATTTTGCGCCCCCTGTCTGTCTGGAATGTGTCTGTGGCCATCCCTGCGTGTTTGATTGCGGTCCGGCCGGCTGGGGTGTGCGTTTCGGAGGTAGTTCCTCTAAAGTTGATTCCGCCAGCGGAGCCGCCCGCAGCCCCGGAGGCGGCAACATGGAACATTAAGCCAGAACCTCGAGCGGCTGGTAGTCTGGCTGGGGGCCCGACGCTGTGCGACGTGAAAAGGCCCTGGCCatgcagatgatgatgtgttCGTATGACGAAATGTCGGCGTGACACGGCATTGGACATTTATtacttggccttgacttCTGCGGAGAAGATATTTGTCGGAAGACGACTCGAGGAGATGACGTAGAGGAAGCAAGTTTGATGCTAccaggaacaaaaaaaactCGGCTGCCTCCGGGACGGGATCGGATGGCCCTTGTCTGGACGCAGATGTGACAGGCAGCGGCGCGCGGTCGGAGATGGGTTCCAGAAGCTTGGGGAATTTAGGAAGGTCTGCGATCTGGCAACGTGAAGCAGGCGGAGAAGGATCTGCGTAAACTGACTGGGGAATGATGCGTgaacttattatttaaagcgCTCGAAGGTGGGCTTTGTTTTTGATCTTGAGACCCTACCAGCTGGGCACTTGAGTCCCCATCTGCGCAGAAGTAATGGAGTCAATAGGACtgaaagagagagagaagcCAGGAAAAaacaataataataatcaTGAGCTGCTCCCCAGGGCTCTTGGTTGTGGAAGGAGCGATGACCGCACCTACTAGGTTGAGGGCGTAGTCGCAAcaccgtacggagtactccataggTATATAGGCAGACAATGAATATGCAGCCAAGACGATGGATTTGGGCGTCTTTGTTTTTATTTGCCGGCGTGTCTCTGCACCTCTTCGCATCAACGCCGACATCAATTTTCAGCTCAGATGGTCGGCGGCTCTGCACCGTCTCGCCTGGGTCTCGGAGCACCGCCGGCGATTATGATACATACACGCAGCCCCATGCTCGCtcaccaaggacaaggcaaaTACATAAAAGATGGAAAAAAGGTATATGCAGCACAGCAACGCATATATTATATCATAAAGTACACGGCGCGTCATAGAGGGAACACACATGGGACATGGATCCTTTGTTTTCTGTCGGCTGCAAACGACCCCCTATGCATTCTCCTGCCCTCTTATCAAATAATTTCCACAAGTTTCCGCGCCTTCTGCCCCGCGGGTCGGAGGGCCGACTGAAGCCATTTCGTTCCCCCCCAAGCTTTGCCGTTAAGTGACATTCCGCCTTTGACGGGCGTGTTTTGTCCTCGGTGACTTGAGCAGGTCCCTCAATTCCCTGCGCCCCAATCCTTGCCGCTAGCCACGATCTTCTCGTCTACCTGCACTTAGGAGTATAGCTTGCCATTTCTagtcttcatcatctgccCACGGACTCGACTCGGCGTCCGTTCCAACATGCTGCTCCTCCCCATCCccccctcttttttttctctgaCTCTCACTCATGTCATGTAAGCCAAGCATGAGGGTTGTGCGGAATCTATTGTTATTTAACTTGGTCCCTCCCATTCCTTCACTTTCCCTTCCCTCTCCTGTTCTTTTGTAAGACTCCATTCGTATCCTCGTACTCGGTTCTCGGCACTCCTACACCACCAGACACCGGCCCTGTCATCTTGGAGATTTTTTCTCGGCTCCACGTCATAACGTATTCATTCACCTTGTCCCCCGCCCCTCGACATCTAGACCACGGGCGAGatcaagaaaaaaaaagaagcaaagcgACAACAAAAAACACATTTCTGCATTCCCACAATGAATACCGATATTGTCCAGAGCCGTTTCCTTTCCAACCCGCAAGACCTCGGTGTCGTTGCGGTTGGCTTCTCCAAGGGTCAGGTACGTACTGCTAAATTTTCCGACATTTTTGCTGTCCCTGTCTTGCAGCTGCGGAATGTAGTAGCATTTAACCCTCGTGTCCTTGTTGACGCTACACCATTCGCTGCCCCTCCATCTGCCCCTCCATCGCTTCGTTGCGTTCATGCACATGCATGCCCTTCACATCTTTCGTCATCCATCCCCGGCTTTCTTTATCATTGTCTATCGTAGCTAACACACCATGTCCTTCGCAGCCCAAAGCTGGTGTCGACGCTGGCCCCGAAGCTCTCATCGACTCCGGCCTCCTTACCCAGATCAGGGAGGAGCTTGGCTACAAACTGCATGGTGACACCAAGGTCCAAAAGTACGAGGAGCTGATTTCCACCACCGACGCCGATCACCGTGGCATGAAGAACCCTCTTACCACGTCGGCCGTCAACCGCAAGATCTCCCAGGAGGTCTACGAGCACGCCAAGGAGGGACGTCTCGTCCTGACTCTTGGTGGTGACCACAGCGTTGCCATTGGCACTGTCACTGGCAGCGCCAAGGCTATTCGCGAGCGTCTGAACCGAGAGATTGCCCTCATCTGGGTTGATGCTCACGCCGACATCAACACCCCCGAGGTCAGCGACAGTGGCAACATCCACGGCATGCCTGTTGCTTTTGCCTCTGGCCTGGCCAAAGACGACAAGGAGGAGTACTTTGGCTGGATCAAGGAGGACATGCTACTCAATATTAAGAAGCTTGTCTACATTGGCCTTCGCGAtgtcgacaaggccgagaagcAAACTCTTCGTGaaaacggcatcaaggctTTCAGCATGTTCGACGTTGACCGGTAAGCACTCTTCTTTTCACCATGCTGTCACATGGCCGCGCCACGGCAATACTGACCTGTAACGTGTGCCAGCTACGGTATCGGCCGCGTCGTCGAGATGGCTCTTGCCTACATTGGTGCCGACACCCCAATCCACCTGTccttcgacgtcgacgccctcgaccCCATGTGGGCCCCCAGCACTGGCACTCCCGTGCGCGGCGGTCTGACTCTCCGCGAGGGCGACTACATTTGCGAAGCGGTACACCAGACTGGCTCCCTGGTAGCCattgatcttgtcgaggtCAACCCCAGCTTAGCCGCCACCGAGGCTGGTGCCCAGGAGACTGTCCGAGCTGGCTGCTCCCTAGTGCGCTGTGCCCTTGGCGAGACGCTTTTGTAAGCAGTTTTGTAGGACTATTTGGGGATATGCTACTTTTGCTGGCGATGCGAAAAGAAAGCGTAGACAATAGATTTATACCACTGTTTGAGACATGACAcgagacgatgacggcgcaaATTTGCAACGGGGATGGCTATGGGACCATTGGAACTGTACATAGAATTGGCCACCAGATGTATCTTGAGAAAGCTAATTGGCCATGCTTTTGGCTGGTGATTCGTGATTCTAGACCAAGCATTGTAGTTTTGTCAATGTCCCTTTTGGACGTGGTGTGTCTTGTTGTTGATGGACAAGACTGCAGCATGGGCGTTTTATCCCGACGGCGCCGAGTGAACAGACTGAAGTAAGTGTGTTAACTGGACGTCATGATCGGGTCGGATGGGAAGCACAGCAGGAAATGCGCCCTTGTGCACAGTTGGTTGCCAAGCGTACGTGATGCACCAATGGTGTAAACTCTAGAATAGTATAGAAGGCGAAGCGCGATTGCACATATGGTGGTGCCTCTTGGTACTCGGATGAGTCCTGCCATCTAACCGTGGCTGCTCGGGATGTAAGGCAACCTGGAGCCTTTGTTACCGTCTCTCTCGTTACCAGAATCAGGACAACATTGGAATTCTTTGTCCTTTGTTGGGCTGAGAAGACCTACTCGTGTAGGTGTGCACGCGTGGATCCCGGATACTGACTTGAAACAATCAATCAATATATGTACTTGTTATAACAAAGAAGGATTCGTCGATGGAACTAGGGGAAAGATGATGCCAAGTCTGGGACGATTAAAAGAGAGTACGTAGTAGTTGTAGGTGGCGGCCTGATTTGCTGGTgggctacggagtacgctttgaagttcaatgttgctctCTTGCAACTATCTTAGTAGGCACTGACCTCTCTGTGTTTTGACAATTGACGTTGTGTCAAACTGTCAATACGGTTAGTGCCTTGCAGCGGCTTACCCACACGGCCGTAGTTGACACTTGTGCATAGCTAGCTCTGCCTGGATTTCCTACATATATTGATGGACGCCGGACGGGCCCTCGGATTTGGCGCGACGCGCTGCCGGTCTGCGGGCGACGTTGCTCGAGTCAAAGTTGGCGGTCGACGAGTGACGCCAGACGCCATGTGCCTGATGTGCctggctggtctggtgggccgttcaatgttggcgcTGTGGGACCTGGCAGTAGGTAGCTGCTGGCGGTGAAAgggaccagacttgacatctggaggccAGGCCCCACTGTGTGGCTACTGAGTCGATAAGCCTGCCCATGTGCATGTGCCCTCGAAGTCTTGTGCCTGGCACCGGGCCTGCTCAAGTGGCGGGACCGGCATTGAGGCATTGATTGATCAGGGACATGGGAAGCATTGAAGTGCTGGCGGCCCAAGTTCCCGAGCTTGCCGTACTCAGGCACCCCACGGCCAAGCCCATCCAGCCAAAGGGACGGGAGGGAGAGATCTGGCATGATTGATACTGAATTGTAGAGAGGAAACAGCCAGGCCATCCACGCCTCTCTTGGTCATGGCCGAGCCCAAGTGGTTTGTTGATTCGAGCATCCAAGCCGAGGCTCCCATTTCCGGCCAGACCTCTTTTTTGCTCGGTCCCTGGTCAGCGACTACATATATTGTACCATGCTTGATACAAGTTGCGTTCCACTTCCCACATAGGGCGTCACCGCCAAAACGCACTCGGTACGGAGGAGCAGAGTAGGAGTAAGACACCAGGGCTCGCGGGAGCTCGAGTCGGACGATATCGCAGCTCTTCTGGCCATCTTCCAGCCATCTTGATAGTGACCAATGGCTCGCGGCGTCAAGACTCGAGCTGGCGCAGTGTCTGGCCCAATGACAGGCTGCGCAAGGCAAGCAGGGGGGCAACGCATCGGCCGCATGGAAGCGAACCACCAGGAACCATCGTTGTTTCCCCCCCGAAGCGGAGAAACGGCCGTAAATAGGGCTCCTGTTGGTGCTTGGTGTGCCTGTGGGTGGAGACTGGAGGAAGCACCTTGACCCTTGGGCTCAACTTCAatgtcatgtctggttcgCCGTGGCCGGGGGACAACATGACTCCAGCGCGGCCCAGCGTCTCAGTGCTCCCAGGTTGGGCCTGGCCGCCGCGCATCACGCACCACGCACCACGCACCACCACCGAGTTCTGCTGACTTATCCTCGTTCCTTCCTGACGTGGCAGCAAACGCCTGGTTTGATCCGAGTCCCGTTGGGCACGCTGTGGGTTTTCCTTTgctattttatttatttatattattattcgTATTATTTGTTTTCTTGGCTTGTGACCcattgcaaaaaaaaaaaaaaaaaaaaaaagcgagGCTGCCTGGCGCGGCCCGCATGCGAGCTTCGGAAAGGCCCATCTATATATAGTTCGCCAGCGGCCGCCGTGAAGCCATCGCTGCCACCTGGGCTCTTTGTTTCCCTCCAAACACCAATTCCCGGGGCAGCGTCATACCAGGCCCggcgacgacagcgacgCCGTGCGGGGCTGATCAAACTGATTTCGAGGAGAGGGACGTTGGCCGGAAAGTCGCGAAACAACCGTTGGACCGGCTCGAGGTCGTTTTGGACCCGACTTTGTCGTCGCCACCAACGGGCAGACGCTTCGGCTCTACTGTTGTCTGATATTGACGAGTTCTTGCGAAAGACATCCAACACACAGCCGCCGCGATGAAAAGCAGACTCACGTCGACGCTGGGCGGCAGCTCGATTGTCTATGAGCGAAGAGCCGTGAGCCAGATCCGCACGTATAACTGGCCGCCGCTGCAGCT from Metarhizium brunneum chromosome 2, complete sequence includes these protein-coding regions:
- the aga-1 gene encoding Arginase → MNTDIVQSRFLSNPQDLGVVAVGFSKGQPKAGVDAGPEALIDSGLLTQIREELGYKLHGDTKVQKYEELISTTDADHRGMKNPLTTSAVNRKISQEVYEHAKEGRLVLTLGGDHSVAIGTVTGSAKAIRERLNREIALIWVDAHADINTPEVSDSGNIHGMPVAFASGLAKDDKEEYFGWIKEDMLLNIKKLVYIGLRDVDKAEKQTLRENGIKAFSMFDVDRYGIGRVVEMALAYIGADTPIHLSFDVDALDPMWAPSTGTPVRGGLTLREGDYICEAVHQTGSLVAIDLVEVNPSLAATEAGAQETVRAGCSLVRCALGETLL